In Devosia sp. XK-2, one DNA window encodes the following:
- the eno gene encoding phosphopyruvate hydratase: MSSIIHVNGRQIFDSRGNPTVEVDVVLDDGSFGRAAVPSGASTGAHEAVELRDGGALYMGKGVTQAVENVNTVIADEIQGMDALDQLAVDQAMIDLDGTANKGRLGANAILGVSLAVAKAAAESSELPFYRYIGGPNAHILPVPMMNIINGGEHADNPIDMQEFMILPAGAKSIADAVRIGAEIFHTLKKGLSAEGHNTAVGDEGGFAPNLKSADDALGFIMRSIEKAGYKPGEDVFLGLDCASTEYYKNGKYEMVGEGKSLSSDENVKFLEDLVTRYPIITIEDGMAEDDWDGWKALTDAIGSKVQLVGDDLFVTNTQRLVSGIKMGVANSILVKVNQIGSLSETLNAVDTAHRAGYTSVMSHRSGETEDSTIADLAVALNCGQIKTGSLSRSDRLAKYNQLIRIEEQLGSSAKYAGYSVVKGR; this comes from the coding sequence ATGTCTTCAATCATCCACGTCAATGGCCGCCAGATTTTCGATAGCCGCGGCAATCCGACCGTCGAAGTCGATGTGGTGCTGGACGATGGCAGCTTCGGCCGCGCGGCGGTGCCCTCGGGCGCGTCGACCGGCGCACACGAGGCAGTTGAGCTGCGGGACGGTGGCGCTCTCTATATGGGCAAGGGCGTGACCCAGGCCGTCGAGAACGTCAACACCGTCATCGCCGATGAAATCCAGGGCATGGATGCTCTCGATCAACTGGCCGTCGACCAGGCCATGATCGATCTCGATGGCACCGCCAATAAGGGTCGTCTCGGCGCCAATGCCATTCTCGGCGTGTCGCTGGCGGTGGCCAAGGCTGCCGCCGAATCGAGCGAACTGCCCTTCTACCGCTATATCGGCGGCCCGAACGCCCATATCCTGCCCGTGCCGATGATGAACATCATCAATGGCGGCGAGCATGCCGACAATCCCATCGACATGCAGGAATTCATGATCCTGCCGGCCGGCGCCAAGTCGATTGCCGACGCCGTTCGTATCGGTGCCGAAATCTTCCATACCCTCAAGAAGGGCCTGTCGGCCGAGGGCCACAACACCGCGGTGGGTGACGAAGGCGGCTTTGCGCCGAACCTCAAAAGCGCTGACGACGCGCTGGGCTTCATCATGCGCTCGATCGAAAAGGCCGGTTACAAGCCGGGCGAGGACGTGTTCCTCGGCCTCGATTGCGCCTCGACCGAATATTACAAGAACGGCAAATACGAGATGGTGGGCGAGGGCAAGTCGCTCTCCTCGGACGAGAACGTCAAGTTCCTCGAAGACCTCGTGACCCGCTACCCGATCATCACCATCGAAGACGGCATGGCCGAAGACGATTGGGATGGCTGGAAGGCCCTGACCGACGCCATTGGCTCCAAGGTGCAGCTCGTCGGCGACGATCTTTTCGTCACCAATACCCAGCGCCTCGTCTCGGGCATAAAGATGGGCGTGGCCAATTCCATCCTGGTCAAAGTCAACCAGATCGGTTCGCTCTCCGAGACCCTCAACGCCGTCGATACCGCGCATCGCGCCGGCTACACCTCGGTCATGTCGCACCGCTCGGGCGAAACTGAGGATTCCACGATTGCCGATCTCGCCGTGGCCCTGAACTGCGGTCAGATCAAGACCGGCTCGCTCAGCCGCTCGGACCGCCTGGCCAAGTACAACCAGCTGATCCGCATCGAAGAGCAGCTTGGCTCCTCGGCCAAATATGCCGGCTATTCGGTGGTCAAGGGCCGCTAG
- the aqpZ gene encoding aquaporin Z: MMKRLSAEAFGTFWLVFGGCGSAVLAAGIPDLGIGYLGVALAFGLTVLTMAYAVGHISGGHFNPAVTLGLAIAGRVEYKDLLPYWVAQLIGGALGAAVLFVIASGMPGFEAGGFASNGYDTLSPHGYSLVSVLLAEVVLTGFFLMIILGSTHGNAPVGFAPIAIGLGLTLIHLISIPVSNTSVNPARSIAAAIFAQNGALGQVWLFIVAPLAGAALGALIWKALLERD, encoded by the coding sequence ATGATGAAGCGTCTATCTGCCGAAGCTTTTGGTACTTTCTGGCTGGTCTTTGGCGGCTGCGGCTCAGCCGTGCTGGCGGCTGGTATTCCCGATCTGGGCATTGGCTATCTGGGCGTCGCCCTGGCCTTCGGCCTGACGGTGCTGACCATGGCCTATGCCGTGGGGCATATCTCGGGCGGGCATTTCAACCCGGCCGTTACACTGGGTTTGGCCATTGCGGGTCGTGTTGAATACAAGGACCTGCTGCCCTATTGGGTCGCCCAGCTCATTGGCGGTGCGCTTGGCGCGGCGGTTCTGTTCGTCATCGCCTCGGGCATGCCGGGCTTTGAGGCGGGTGGCTTCGCATCCAACGGCTATGATACGCTCTCGCCGCACGGCTACAGCCTCGTTTCGGTGCTGCTTGCCGAGGTGGTGCTGACCGGCTTTTTCCTGATGATCATTCTGGGCTCCACCCATGGCAATGCACCGGTCGGCTTCGCGCCAATCGCCATCGGCTTGGGCCTGACGCTGATCCACCTGATCTCGATCCCGGTCAGCAATACCTCGGTCAATCCAGCGCGCTCGATTGCGGCCGCCATTTTTGCCCAGAACGGGGCCTTGGGCCAGGTGTGGCTCTTCATTGTCGCGCCATTGGCCGGCGCGGCTCTGGGGGCGCTCATCTGGAAGGCTCTGCTCGAGCGGGACTGA
- a CDS encoding AMP nucleosidase, which translates to MTTLSPPRLATQSFTDPEAAWAHIAHIYHRNCDFIRGHLDALTQGTVPSGRVRACYPQVEVRSTSYSKHESTLPYGYLHTPGIYRTTVTAPDLFKGYLQEQFAVILKNHGGVIEVGESDTPIPLHFALGPHDHLDGKAINAMDVPLRDLFDAPDLGNTDDEIANGTYVPPRGGPYPLSAFTAPRVDYSLFRLAHYTGTDAEHFQNFVIFTNYQFYIDEFCRLAKGWMAEKHPHYQRFIEPGNVATDNMLTGGGVTGNPPPRTPQMPAYHLVGDRGRGITMINIGVGPSNAKTITDHIAVLRPHAWIMLGHCAGLRNSQELGDYVLAHAYVREDHVLDADLPLSVPIPALAEVQVALEQAVEEITQTEGLETKKIMRTGTVATFDNRNWELRDQVEITRRLSQSRAVALDMESATIAANGFRFRVPYGTLLCVSDKPLHGELKLPGMASDFYRTQVNRHLQIGLRAMEILRDQPAERLHSRKLRSFAETAFQ; encoded by the coding sequence ATGACGACACTCAGCCCGCCGCGCCTTGCAACGCAATCGTTCACCGATCCGGAAGCGGCCTGGGCGCATATCGCGCATATCTATCATCGCAATTGCGATTTCATCCGGGGACATCTGGACGCGCTGACCCAGGGCACTGTGCCCTCCGGTCGCGTCCGTGCCTGCTATCCGCAGGTCGAGGTGCGCTCCACCAGCTATTCCAAGCACGAGAGCACCCTGCCCTATGGCTATCTGCATACGCCTGGTATTTACCGCACCACGGTGACCGCGCCGGACCTGTTCAAGGGTTATCTGCAGGAGCAGTTCGCGGTCATTCTCAAAAATCATGGCGGCGTGATCGAGGTGGGCGAGTCCGATACGCCCATTCCGCTGCATTTCGCGCTGGGACCACATGACCATCTCGATGGCAAGGCGATCAATGCCATGGATGTGCCGCTGCGCGACCTGTTCGACGCGCCGGACCTGGGCAATACCGACGACGAGATTGCCAATGGCACCTATGTGCCGCCGCGTGGCGGGCCCTATCCGCTTTCGGCTTTTACCGCGCCGCGCGTCGATTATTCGCTGTTCCGGCTGGCCCATTACACCGGCACCGATGCCGAGCATTTCCAGAACTTCGTGATCTTCACGAACTATCAGTTCTATATCGATGAGTTCTGCCGGCTGGCGAAGGGCTGGATGGCCGAAAAGCATCCGCATTATCAGCGCTTTATCGAGCCGGGCAATGTCGCGACCGACAATATGCTGACCGGCGGCGGGGTCACCGGCAATCCGCCGCCGCGCACGCCGCAAATGCCGGCCTATCACCTGGTGGGCGACCGGGGCCGTGGCATTACCATGATCAATATCGGCGTGGGACCTTCCAACGCCAAGACGATTACCGATCATATCGCGGTGCTTAGGCCGCATGCCTGGATCATGCTGGGCCATTGTGCGGGCCTCAGGAACAGCCAGGAACTGGGCGACTACGTGCTCGCCCATGCCTATGTGCGCGAGGACCATGTGCTCGATGCCGACCTGCCGCTCTCCGTGCCCATTCCGGCGCTCGCCGAGGTGCAAGTGGCGCTTGAGCAGGCGGTGGAAGAGATCACCCAGACCGAGGGACTGGAAACCAAGAAGATCATGCGCACCGGCACGGTCGCCACCTTCGACAACCGCAATTGGGAGCTTCGTGACCAAGTGGAGATCACGCGGCGCCTCAGCCAGTCGCGTGCTGTCGCACTGGATATGGAGAGCGCGACCATTGCTGCCAATGGTTTCCGCTTCCGCGTGCCCTATGGGACGTTGCTATGCGTCTCAGACAAACCCCTGCATGGTGAGCTGAAGCTGCCGGGCATGGCGTCGGACTTCTATCGCACCCAGGTCAATCGGCACCTGCAGATCGGGCTTCGGGCGATGGAAATCCTGCGGGATCAGCCGGCGGAACGGCTGCATTCGCGCAAGCTCAGGAGCTTTGCCGAGACGGCGTTCCAGTAG
- a CDS encoding DUF1176 domain-containing protein — protein MIRPLLWLVLLPVLVVPAMAEDLSLEKQARKLHQLAGGEACDGSGFVPEEAYQSWTFSYTPSWSTGDESDREEVTLVRLFCFAGAYNESHAYYLKREYEGLRPIGFAEPFFDVRYENDDFEGKVESISIEGMTSRMLLVNSYFDPDTLSIDSFSKWRGIGDASSSGTWIFRDGGFVLKQFAVDASYDGEMNPEMLVEYPVE, from the coding sequence ATGATCCGTCCATTGCTTTGGCTCGTGCTTCTGCCCGTCCTGGTCGTTCCGGCCATGGCGGAGGACCTATCGCTCGAGAAGCAGGCAAGAAAGCTGCACCAATTGGCTGGCGGCGAGGCCTGTGACGGCAGCGGCTTTGTGCCGGAAGAGGCCTATCAGAGCTGGACGTTCAGCTATACGCCAAGCTGGAGCACCGGAGACGAAAGCGACCGGGAAGAGGTAACGTTGGTGCGCCTGTTCTGCTTCGCCGGGGCCTATAACGAGTCGCATGCCTATTATCTCAAGCGGGAATATGAGGGTTTGCGGCCCATCGGATTTGCCGAGCCGTTTTTCGATGTGCGCTACGAGAACGACGATTTCGAAGGCAAGGTGGAATCCATCTCGATAGAAGGCATGACGTCTCGCATGCTGCTGGTGAATTCCTATTTCGATCCGGATACGTTGAGCATCGACTCCTTCTCCAAGTGGCGCGGCATCGGCGACGCCAGCTCATCCGGCACCTGGATATTTCGCGACGGCGGCTTCGTCCTGAAGCAGTTTGCTGTCGATGCCAGCTATGACGGCGAGATGAATCCCGAGATGCTGGTCGAGTATCCAGTCGAATAG
- the folD gene encoding bifunctional methylenetetrahydrofolate dehydrogenase/methenyltetrahydrofolate cyclohydrolase FolD, whose amino-acid sequence MTAKIIDGKRFAEDLRGRIAGHVARLKAEHGITPGLAVVIVGEDPASQVYVSSKAKQTAEVGMNSFKHELPADTPEADLLALVHRLNTDPAVHGILVQMPVPKHIDPNKVIEAIDPAKDVDCFTPANVGKVQIGLPGPVSCTPLGCLLLLRDELGSLEGKHAVIIGRSNLVGKPMMQLLLRDNCTVTVAHSRTKDLAGIVRQADIVVAAVGRPQMIKGDWIKPGATVIDVGINRVPAPEKGEGKTRLVGDVDTVAASEVAAAITPVPGGVGPMTIACLLANTITTASLMNGLTPPSDLTA is encoded by the coding sequence ATGACCGCAAAAATTATCGATGGAAAACGCTTTGCCGAAGATCTGCGGGGCCGCATTGCCGGCCATGTCGCGCGCCTCAAGGCGGAGCACGGCATTACGCCGGGCCTCGCGGTGGTCATCGTCGGCGAGGATCCGGCCAGCCAGGTCTATGTCTCCTCCAAGGCCAAGCAGACCGCCGAAGTGGGGATGAACTCATTCAAGCACGAACTGCCTGCCGATACGCCCGAGGCGGATCTACTCGCGCTCGTGCATCGGCTCAATACCGATCCGGCCGTTCACGGCATTCTCGTGCAGATGCCCGTTCCCAAACATATCGATCCCAATAAGGTCATCGAAGCCATCGACCCGGCCAAGGATGTCGATTGTTTCACCCCCGCCAATGTCGGCAAGGTGCAGATCGGTCTGCCAGGGCCCGTCTCCTGCACACCGCTCGGTTGCCTGCTGCTGTTGCGCGACGAGTTGGGTTCGCTTGAAGGCAAGCATGCCGTGATCATTGGCCGCTCCAACCTGGTCGGCAAACCCATGATGCAATTGCTTTTGCGTGACAATTGCACCGTCACCGTCGCCCATTCCCGCACCAAGGACCTGGCCGGCATCGTGCGTCAGGCCGATATCGTGGTGGCGGCGGTCGGTCGTCCGCAAATGATCAAGGGCGACTGGATCAAGCCCGGCGCAACCGTCATTGATGTGGGCATAAATCGTGTGCCGGCGCCGGAGAAGGGTGAAGGCAAGACCCGTCTTGTGGGCGATGTCGACACGGTTGCGGCATCCGAAGTTGCCGCGGCTATAACCCCGGTACCGGGCGGTGTTGGTCCCATGACCATTGCCTGCCTTCTGGCCAATACCATCACCACGGCCTCGTTGATGAACGGGCTGACCCCGCCGAGCGATCTCACGGCATGA
- a CDS encoding DUF1643 domain-containing protein — MNELAHDPGGKVRLRLGEGVRGDVVMSTDSRYRQRMRRWLGDTFPDRYIVFIGMNPSTADATVDDPTCAREWNFARREGFSGMVKCNVGDYRATDPKMLVQPGVEAVSPANLPVIREAARGAARVVICHGKLNKALAPAGREIVHALIGDGVELWCFGTNADGSPKHPLYLRADTPLVRFPA; from the coding sequence ATGAACGAGCTGGCACACGATCCGGGCGGCAAGGTCCGCCTGCGTCTGGGCGAAGGCGTGCGCGGCGATGTGGTGATGAGCACCGACAGCCGCTACAGGCAACGCATGCGGCGCTGGCTGGGCGACACGTTCCCGGATCGCTATATCGTTTTTATCGGCATGAACCCGTCCACCGCCGACGCGACCGTGGATGATCCCACCTGCGCCCGCGAATGGAATTTCGCCCGTCGCGAAGGCTTTTCCGGCATGGTCAAATGCAATGTCGGCGACTATCGGGCCACCGATCCCAAAATGCTGGTCCAGCCCGGCGTCGAGGCCGTGTCGCCGGCCAATCTGCCGGTCATCCGCGAAGCCGCGCGCGGCGCCGCGCGCGTGGTGATCTGCCATGGCAAGCTTAATAAGGCCCTGGCGCCGGCCGGCCGCGAAATCGTGCATGCACTGATCGGCGACGGCGTCGAACTCTGGTGCTTCGGCACCAATGCCGATGGCTCACCCAAGCATCCGCTCTATCTCAGGGCCGACACGCCGCTTGTGCGGTTTCCTGCCTAG
- the metH gene encoding methionine synthase gives MSPSPAPTVDSLAIPDWNEVRSALADAMAERILILDGAMGTMIQRLGLTEENFQGERFKGWSHPLKGNNDLLVITEPKMIEDIHYAYYMAGADIVETNTFSATSVAQADYACEEAVYDINYQGVVCARRAAIRAEQTDGRRRFVAGALGPTNKTSSMSTDVNSPGHRAITFDQLVEAYGEAIRGLVDAGADLLLFETITDTLNTKAGIFAAQRLFEERGIDVPIMISGTITDLSGRTLSGQTPTAFWYSVRHAHPVTIGLNCALGADLMRDHISELSAVADTFICAYPNAGLPNEMGAYDQTPEQMAGQLQAFASDGLLNIVGGCCGSTPDHIQAVAEMAAQYQPRKVPEANRLLRLAGLEPFTLTKDIPFVNIGERTNVTGSARFRKLITAGDYTAALDVARDQVGNGAQVIDINMDEGLIDSKQVMVDFLNLLAAEPDIAKVPLMIDSSKWEVIEAGLKCVQGKALVNSISLKEGEEAFIRQAKLVKAYGAAVVVMAFDETGQADTKARKVEICARAYKILTEVVGLPPEDIIFDPNVFAVATGIEEHNNYGVDFIEATKEITDSLPHVHISGGISNLSFSFRGNEPVREAMHAVFLYYAIQNGMDMGIVNAGQLAVYETIDKELRDACEDVILNRRSDSTDRMLELAERFKGQGGGAGKAKDMSWRELPVGERITHALVNGVTEFIEADTEEARQTYDRPLHVIEGPLMAGMNVVGDLFGSGKMFLPQVVKSARVMKQAVAYLLPFMEAEKEANGTTERKSAGKVLMATVKGDVHDIGKNIVGVVLACNNYEIIDLGVMVPTQKILETARAENVDIIGLSGLITPSLDEMVHVAAEMEREGFDIPLLIGGATTSRVHTAVKIHPRYARGQAVHVNDASRAVGVVSNLLSDETKVTFIEQVRAEYAKAAAAHERAEAEKRRLPLESARQNAFKPNWAGYTPPAPTFLGTRTFEDFDLAELARYIDWTPFFQTWELKGRYPAILEDEKQGEAARALWADAQKMLKQIIEEKWFRPKAVLGFWPANAVGDDVRLYTDETRQKDLATFFTLRQQLSKRDGKPNMALSDFVAPAESGKPDYLGGFVVTAGIEEVAIAERFERANDDYSSILVKALADRFAEAMAEYMHEKVRKQFWGYAPDEMLAPDELVGEPYQGIRPAPGYPAQPDHTEKTTLFKLLDAENAAGVTLTESYAMWPGSSVSGLYFSHPDAYYFGVAKVERDQVIDYAQRKGMDVEEVERWLAPILNYMPGRVAAE, from the coding sequence ATGAGCCCCTCCCCCGCCCCTACCGTCGATAGTCTCGCAATTCCCGATTGGAACGAGGTGCGCTCGGCGCTGGCCGACGCGATGGCTGAGCGTATCCTGATCCTGGACGGCGCCATGGGCACCATGATTCAGCGCCTTGGGCTGACCGAGGAGAACTTCCAGGGCGAGCGGTTCAAGGGCTGGAGCCATCCGCTCAAGGGAAACAATGACCTCCTGGTCATCACCGAGCCCAAGATGATCGAGGATATCCACTACGCCTATTATATGGCCGGTGCCGATATCGTCGAGACCAACACCTTTTCGGCCACCTCAGTGGCGCAGGCGGACTATGCCTGCGAAGAGGCGGTTTACGACATAAACTATCAGGGCGTCGTTTGCGCGCGCCGCGCAGCCATCCGCGCCGAGCAGACCGATGGCCGGCGCCGTTTCGTAGCCGGCGCGCTGGGGCCGACCAACAAGACCTCGTCCATGTCGACCGACGTCAACAGTCCCGGGCATCGCGCCATCACCTTCGACCAACTGGTCGAGGCTTACGGCGAGGCCATTCGCGGGCTCGTCGATGCCGGCGCGGACCTGCTGCTGTTCGAGACGATCACCGACACGCTCAACACAAAGGCCGGCATTTTTGCCGCCCAGCGCCTGTTCGAAGAGCGCGGTATCGATGTGCCGATCATGATTTCAGGCACCATTACCGATCTCAGCGGCCGCACCTTGTCGGGTCAGACGCCGACAGCTTTCTGGTATTCCGTGCGCCACGCCCATCCAGTCACCATCGGGCTCAATTGCGCGCTTGGGGCAGACCTGATGCGCGACCACATTTCCGAACTCTCGGCGGTCGCAGACACCTTCATCTGTGCCTATCCCAATGCCGGTCTGCCCAATGAAATGGGGGCCTATGACCAGACGCCGGAGCAAATGGCCGGACAATTGCAGGCCTTTGCCAGCGATGGGCTGCTCAATATCGTGGGCGGTTGCTGCGGTTCGACGCCGGACCATATTCAGGCCGTGGCCGAGATGGCGGCGCAATATCAGCCGCGCAAAGTGCCCGAAGCCAATCGGCTGTTGCGTCTTGCAGGTCTGGAACCGTTTACGCTGACCAAGGACATTCCCTTCGTCAATATCGGCGAGCGGACCAATGTCACCGGCTCAGCCCGCTTCCGGAAGCTCATCACGGCGGGCGACTATACAGCAGCTCTGGATGTGGCGCGTGATCAGGTCGGCAATGGTGCGCAGGTCATCGACATCAATATGGATGAGGGCCTGATCGACTCCAAGCAGGTGATGGTCGACTTCCTCAACCTGCTGGCCGCCGAACCCGACATTGCCAAAGTACCGCTGATGATCGACTCCTCGAAATGGGAGGTGATCGAGGCGGGTCTGAAATGTGTGCAGGGCAAGGCGCTGGTCAATTCGATCTCGCTCAAGGAGGGCGAAGAGGCCTTCATTCGCCAGGCAAAGCTGGTGAAAGCCTATGGTGCCGCAGTTGTGGTGATGGCTTTCGATGAAACCGGGCAGGCCGATACCAAGGCCCGCAAAGTGGAAATCTGCGCGCGCGCCTATAAAATCCTGACCGAAGTGGTAGGTCTGCCGCCCGAAGACATCATTTTCGATCCCAATGTGTTCGCCGTCGCCACCGGCATCGAAGAGCACAATAATTACGGCGTCGACTTCATCGAGGCGACCAAGGAAATCACTGACAGCCTGCCGCATGTGCATATTTCGGGCGGCATCTCGAATCTCAGCTTCTCGTTCCGCGGCAATGAGCCGGTGCGCGAGGCCATGCACGCCGTGTTCCTCTACTATGCCATCCAGAACGGCATGGACATGGGCATCGTCAATGCCGGGCAATTGGCGGTCTATGAGACCATCGACAAGGAATTGCGCGATGCCTGCGAGGACGTGATCCTCAACCGGCGATCGGACTCGACCGACCGCATGCTGGAACTGGCCGAGCGGTTCAAGGGTCAAGGCGGCGGGGCCGGCAAGGCCAAGGACATGAGCTGGCGCGAATTGCCGGTGGGCGAGCGCATTACCCATGCTTTGGTCAATGGCGTCACCGAATTCATCGAGGCCGATACGGAGGAAGCCCGACAGACATATGACCGGCCGCTGCATGTGATCGAAGGCCCGCTAATGGCAGGGATGAATGTGGTGGGCGACCTGTTTGGGTCGGGCAAGATGTTCCTGCCGCAGGTGGTCAAGTCCGCCCGCGTGATGAAGCAGGCCGTGGCCTATCTCCTGCCCTTCATGGAGGCGGAAAAGGAAGCCAATGGCACTACGGAGCGCAAAAGCGCGGGCAAGGTGCTCATGGCGACCGTGAAGGGCGATGTGCACGATATCGGCAAGAATATCGTCGGCGTCGTCCTGGCCTGCAATAATTACGAGATCATCGATCTCGGCGTCATGGTGCCGACCCAGAAGATTCTGGAAACGGCGCGCGCCGAGAATGTTGATATTATCGGTCTTTCGGGCCTCATCACGCCCTCGCTCGACGAAATGGTGCATGTGGCCGCCGAAATGGAGCGGGAAGGCTTTGATATCCCGCTGCTCATTGGCGGGGCCACCACCAGCCGCGTCCATACGGCGGTGAAAATCCATCCCCGCTATGCACGCGGCCAGGCCGTGCATGTCAATGATGCCAGCCGCGCCGTGGGCGTGGTGTCGAACCTGCTCTCTGATGAGACCAAGGTCACTTTCATCGAGCAGGTCCGGGCAGAATATGCCAAGGCGGCTGCCGCCCATGAGCGGGCCGAGGCCGAAAAGCGCCGCTTGCCGCTCGAAAGCGCGCGCCAGAACGCCTTCAAGCCGAACTGGGCAGGTTACACGCCGCCTGCGCCGACTTTCCTTGGCACCAGGACTTTCGAAGATTTCGACCTGGCGGAACTGGCCCGCTATATCGACTGGACGCCATTCTTCCAGACCTGGGAGCTCAAGGGCCGCTATCCGGCTATTCTCGAAGATGAGAAGCAGGGTGAGGCCGCGCGGGCGCTTTGGGCTGACGCCCAGAAAATGCTCAAGCAGATCATTGAGGAAAAGTGGTTCAGGCCCAAGGCCGTGCTCGGTTTCTGGCCGGCCAATGCGGTTGGTGACGACGTTCGGCTTTACACCGACGAGACCCGTCAGAAAGACCTCGCGACCTTCTTCACCCTGCGCCAGCAGCTTTCCAAGCGCGATGGCAAACCGAATATGGCGCTGAGCGATTTCGTGGCGCCGGCCGAAAGCGGCAAGCCCGACTATCTCGGTGGTTTCGTGGTGACGGCAGGCATCGAAGAGGTCGCCATTGCCGAGCGCTTCGAGCGGGCCAATGACGATTATTCGTCCATTCTGGTCAAGGCGCTGGCCGACCGGTTTGCCGAGGCCATGGCCGAATATATGCACGAAAAGGTGCGCAAGCAGTTTTGGGGCTATGCGCCCGACGAAATGCTCGCGCCCGACGAACTGGTTGGCGAGCCCTATCAGGGTATCCGCCCGGCACCGGGCTATCCTGCCCAACCGGACCACACTGAAAAAACCACGCTGTTCAAGCTGCTCGATGCAGAAAATGCAGCCGGCGTCACGCTCACCGAGAGCTACGCCATGTGGCCCGGCTCCTCAGTGTCCGGTCTCTATTTCAGCCATCCGGACGCCTATTATTTCGGGGTGGCCAAAGTCGAGCGCGACCAGGTGATCGACTATGCGCAGCGCAAGGGCATGGATGTCGAAGAAGTCGAGCGTTGGTTGGCGCCGATTTTGAACTATATGCCAGGCAGGGTGGCGGCAGAATAA
- a CDS encoding septal ring lytic transglycosylase RlpA family protein, translating into MTTTWRNAVRAMALAALIAPSLAACATGGFGPSVKRAAFTSGEYGVAVSPRVSNDPNPPRGGGRYQVGKPYTVRGKTYVPQHDPSYAASGSASWYGADFHGRRTANGEIFSANAITAAHPTLPLPSYVRVTNTENGRSLIVRVNDRGPYVSGRIIDLSYRAAAMLGYVNKGSTSVHVEYVGQAPLNGDDTRMLVASYNGPADYDSGPIRVASSGGQSSRSLVGMTTNFINGLFSYADTSPQQMDAAIGSAHEAANAMASGNAALADWANAVDADHRDIRLALGIFADPQNAAALAQEFAVLGAVTEEPVSVGGRAATRLTMTRLKPGATAQDALNLAQELGLTDAILY; encoded by the coding sequence GTGACGACCACCTGGCGTAACGCTGTTCGAGCCATGGCCCTGGCCGCCCTGATCGCCCCGTCGCTGGCCGCCTGCGCCACCGGTGGTTTTGGCCCGAGCGTCAAGCGCGCTGCCTTCACTTCCGGCGAATACGGCGTTGCCGTTTCGCCGCGCGTCTCCAACGATCCCAATCCGCCGCGCGGTGGTGGCCGCTATCAGGTCGGCAAGCCCTATACTGTACGTGGCAAGACCTATGTGCCGCAGCACGATCCGAGCTATGCCGCGTCCGGCTCCGCCTCCTGGTATGGCGCCGACTTCCATGGCCGCCGCACGGCCAATGGCGAAATCTTTTCAGCCAATGCCATCACCGCGGCCCATCCGACATTGCCACTGCCGTCCTATGTGCGTGTGACCAACACCGAGAATGGCCGCTCGCTCATCGTCCGGGTCAACGATCGCGGGCCATACGTTTCCGGCCGTATCATCGATCTCAGCTACCGCGCCGCTGCCATGCTGGGCTATGTCAACAAGGGCTCGACCAGCGTCCATGTCGAATATGTGGGGCAGGCGCCGCTCAATGGCGACGATACCCGCATGCTTGTAGCCAGCTATAACGGCCCCGCCGATTACGATAGCGGCCCCATCCGCGTTGCCAGCTCCGGCGGACAAAGCAGCCGCAGCCTTGTCGGCATGACCACCAATTTCATCAACGGCCTGTTTTCCTACGCCGACACGTCGCCGCAGCAGATGGATGCCGCTATTGGTTCCGCCCATGAAGCCGCCAATGCTATGGCCAGCGGCAATGCCGCGCTTGCCGACTGGGCCAACGCGGTCGACGCCGATCACCGCGATATCCGCCTGGCTCTCGGCATCTTCGCCGATCCGCAGAACGCTGCGGCGCTGGCCCAGGAATTTGCCGTTCTCGGCGCCGTCACCGAAGAACCGGTATCGGTCGGCGGTCGGGCGGCCACCAGGCTGACAATGACACGATTGAAGCCCGGCGCCACCGCCCAGGATGCCCTTAATCTTGCACAAGAGCTTGGCCTGACTGACGCAATTCTCTATTAA